The following coding sequences are from one Delphinus delphis chromosome 17, mDelDel1.2, whole genome shotgun sequence window:
- the LOC132440388 gene encoding protein FAM229B-like: protein MPFQFGTQPRRFPVEGGDSPVGLEPGLSSSAACNEKEMSPARQLGRCPGSHGPTITDVPITVYATM from the coding sequence ATGCCTTTTCAGTTTGGGACCCAACCAAGGAGGTTTCCAGTGGAAGGGGGAGATTCTCCAGTTGGGCTGGAGCCTGGGCTGAGCTCCAGTGCTGCCTGTAATGAGAAAGAGATGTCACCAGCCAGGCAACTCGGAAGATGCCCTGGAAGTCATGGCCCGACAATAACTGATGTTCCCATCACTGTCTACGCAACAATGTGA